The Nematostella vectensis chromosome 6, jaNemVect1.1, whole genome shotgun sequence region ACAAGATTTTTCCATTTAGTAATTTATTTCATAGATGTCGAGATTTTAGAGATTAAAAAGTGCACTACTTTTGTAACATGAGCTACATACAGTCTCGTACGTGacattagcgagacagatttatttcaatgtaagtttctgtctgtcttcaaCTTAACCGTCGAACAGCAAAAACCTCGGAGCCTCTGCAGCCAAGTCTAATAAAATGCTATGTAATaagtttattataaatttctcagtatgttcataacaaacaaaatacagcatgGCAAGTGCTTTAAACAGTTGTTATTCACTCGTTGTTTTTGATACTGCACaactcgtgaaaaaaaaaccgtACGCGCGCACTTTGCATGTAGCATTCTCTATCTACGCTCAATTTTGTTACCCTTtttttggcggccaagggGGAATTAATTAAACAAATAACGTGCATTTTATTCGAAATGCTGGTTTGCAATATAAATTCTCGGTTATCAAACCAACCAGCCATAAATTTGAGAAAATCGGTTGACTAAATATTAGCGCACAACAGTTATGTGTAGCGTTAGGATCAGGTCATCATATTTCGAACTTTTTACAACCTCCAAAAATAATTCTGCCCCTCCCATTTTCATTTTCCCCTATCTCTTGCAATATATTACTGTGACCATAAAGTTTTTTCTAGCCATTTCTAGATTTCGTGTTCCCTCCGCCATTTGGACGGAAAAAGAAAGGCAATATGCACTTTGTACCTTAATGACTATTGTTAAACTGCATACccaaaaacaatcaaacaaaggaATCGACATTGTGGAGCCGCTCTATGGTCGAATCTCAACCTAACCAGAATTCGGCAACCCGTACGTTTTGTCTAAGCGCCCAGCCATGAGTTCAATGCATTATAGTTAAGACTAAAACGTATTCCCAGAGCATTCTTTATTATaagaaaaaacacaaatcTTACCCCCTGGAAGTCTTACCTTTAAAGGGCCCGTAGTCAATTGCAACGTTATGttttcaatcaattttttATACCTCGAAATTAATAAGAAATTTGCGACAGAGAAGATTGTTATTTAATACCAGGAATATTTATTCAAATGCGGCCGTTGgggattatttattttcccgCCAATTTTCATTATGGAGCCATATATTAATATTAGAAAGGAGCCACTATTTAATCTAAAATATAATGATCAACAAAATGCGTTAATAATAACTACTTTGATATATCGCTTTAGCCAAATCAAATACaaagtgttttatagggttgcttcagccaaaaaaaaaaaaatggcacgGGATTAACGGATTGGCGGTCAAAATCAGTAATGCGTGCAACCTAACTAATTTCACcctttgttattgtaaatAACACTAGATTTGTAAACTGCACGGTTATCTATTTTCCGCTATCCTCAACAGGAACCACAAGTGATCAATGAATCACTATATATCCAGGCAGCTTATACCTAACACCGTAGTTGGGTGCCGACAAGAGACCTTGTTGCcgcacaaaaaaaatatttttgtccagaaaaaaaggaacaatAAAAACTTATTATTTAACCGTTAAACGCCGTTTGGTTCAAACACAAAGAATCGGCGTTTTGTTTGTGGTATTTCCTAAAGGCTTTTCATGCATATCTGTGGGAACCTACCTCGGCCTTTCTTCTTGGTTTTTCATGCATGTCTGGAATCACTGATAAGGCAGCTTTGCAAGCCGGATTTATCACAAACGTCTCTGACCATCGACGAAGTCTTAGTTCAGTGCCTTAGCCACCATGATGCGTTATACCGCCTTAACCCTTCTTGTGGTTTGCTTTGGAATTGTTCACTCAAGGCCCCATAACGACGAAGGTATGGACATAGGAGAAATATCTTAGAACACAGCAGCAATGTATTAGTTGTTCGACATTCTATCGACGAGtatgtaaaaataatttatttttgataATAAGTTTTAGAGATGGGTAAATGCGATTTAAGATTGAAATGAGGCCGTGGTTAAAGAAAATCTAATTCTTCAAAACAATTTCTCAATACTCCAGATTTGAGTAACAAACACTGTAGAATCCGAAATGGAAATTTTATAGCAGGTATTTCTGTGTTTAAGTTGCCCATCGTTACCCCTTATCTTTTATTATATTGGGGATGAGGTATTTCTAGAAAACAAAAcgaaattctttttttttgcgtcACTTTGAAAAGTTTGGTTCTCGGGAGGGCGTATTGGGGATTACTTGGCTAGGTTTTAGGCGGGAAAAACGTCGAAGTGTTCAGTTCAAAGTTTCATTTTGCGCACTCAAAGCTGCTTGTGCCGACCGCTGTATAATGTCCTTTACCTTTTTTCATTTATACGGAAAGAACCTGTCTCTTTGTGACGTTCATAAAAGCACAAAATTATTACATGCGTTTCTACAACATGTTGgaaaaactttgttttgtatttatcTATCATATCTGTGTGGTTGTTGGGGTTAGTGGTATTCAACTCGTTTTACTGTCCTATGATCTTTCTCGAATCGTCGTCGGGCaaatctgtgttttttttctcgcgAAAATAATGTTATCTTGTCTTTTTCAAGCTTAAAATAGTTAtttaacaatttttatttatacacCCGTCTATGATGCTTAGCCTATGTTTTTAACAATTATTTTGACAGAATGCGTGGATAAGGAAGCAAAGTGCAAAAGTGTTTTAGGTACCCGTGCAGATGAAATGTGCCTTAAGTATAACTCGATAATGAGAGAGTCCTGCCGAAAAAGCTGTGGATTTTGCAGTAAGTTGGGCACTTATATTTAAAACGAATAATCAAGTCAAGGATTTGAATGAAAGGGGAAATCATTGAATATAAATGTTCGTCTGGAAGTAGTCATT contains the following coding sequences:
- the LOC5521450 gene encoding uncharacterized protein LOC5521450, which gives rise to MMRYTALTLLVVCFGIVHSRPHNDEECVDKEAKCKSVLGTRADEMCLKYNSIMRESCRKSCGFCNCVDKESKEYCDNLVKGYACIYDKDMMWKDCKSRCSFCDKPNV